One window from the genome of Rufibacter tibetensis encodes:
- a CDS encoding DsbA family protein, with translation MTDNKPTLFYISDALCGWCYAMGPQIEKLHDAYADKFHLEVLSGGMILGERVGPIGNMASYIKQAMPRLNEITGVKMGEPYFKDVLDKGTYLSNSEPPAIVLSILKELHPSQQVKYAKGIQDLQFKEGKDFNQLETYLPLVQEAGLTEEQFRERFADEKYRLMAQQEFAQVQAWGIQGFPSMVAQNEDKLYLVTRGYAKFEDLTSALDQVLAQ, from the coding sequence ATGACCGACAATAAACCAACCCTCTTCTATATTTCAGATGCCCTCTGCGGCTGGTGCTACGCTATGGGTCCGCAGATTGAAAAGTTGCACGATGCTTACGCCGATAAATTTCACCTTGAGGTACTGAGTGGCGGCATGATCCTGGGTGAGCGTGTCGGCCCCATCGGGAACATGGCCAGCTACATCAAACAGGCCATGCCTCGGCTCAATGAGATCACCGGCGTAAAAATGGGCGAGCCGTATTTCAAGGATGTCCTGGACAAAGGCACCTACCTCTCCAACTCAGAACCACCTGCCATTGTGCTGAGCATATTGAAAGAACTGCACCCAAGCCAGCAGGTGAAATACGCCAAAGGCATTCAGGATCTGCAATTTAAGGAAGGCAAAGACTTCAACCAGCTAGAGACGTATTTGCCTTTGGTGCAAGAAGCAGGCCTTACCGAAGAGCAGTTCCGGGAGCGTTTCGCAGATGAAAAATACCGCCTGATGGCCCAGCAGGAGTTTGCGCAGGTGCAGGCCTGGGGCATACAGGGCTTTCCATCTATGGTGGCACAAAATGAGGATAAGCTATATCTGGTCACCAGAGGCTATGCCAAGTTTGAGGACTTAACCTCAGCTCTGGATCAGGTACTGGCTCAGTAA
- a CDS encoding MarR family winged helix-turn-helix transcriptional regulator — protein sequence MKLEDELKQKTFGSPYRRMVVNVMFTGNWLQKEFSCQLKQYGLSLQQNNVLGILRGQYPNPATLGLVQERMLDRDSNATRLVDKLLEKGLVTRCQCPDNRRKVDIVITEKGLELLKQTDAIMQNLEEKYSQISPDEAVLIGELMDKLREKEQ from the coding sequence ATGAAATTAGAGGACGAATTGAAGCAGAAGACATTTGGCAGCCCTTACCGCCGCATGGTGGTGAACGTTATGTTCACGGGTAATTGGCTGCAAAAAGAGTTTTCCTGTCAGTTGAAGCAGTATGGGTTGTCGTTGCAGCAGAATAACGTGTTGGGCATTTTGCGTGGGCAATATCCTAATCCGGCTACGCTAGGCTTGGTTCAGGAACGTATGCTGGACCGTGATTCTAATGCTACCCGCTTGGTAGACAAATTACTGGAGAAAGGCTTGGTGACGCGTTGCCAGTGCCCAGATAATCGCCGTAAGGTAGATATTGTTATCACCGAAAAAGGCCTGGAGCTGCTGAAACAAACAGACGCCATTATGCAGAACCTGGAAGAGAAGTATAGCCAGATCAGCCCGGATGAAGCCGTGTTGATTGGCGAACTAATGGACAAACTCAGAGAAAAAGAGCAGTAA
- a CDS encoding alkene reductase, with protein MSQIENQPLLQSYQKGALQLNNRLVMAPMTRSRSNNPETAPTELNAEYYAQRASAGLIISEGTPISPQGVGYTNIPGIYSAAQVEGWKKVTNAVHEKGGKIYAQLWHVGRMSHPDFHNGALPVAPSAINPNDQAFTAEGFKPTVTPRALEIEEIKGIVEDFKKAAANAVEAGFDGVEIHSSNGYLFHQFFSRCSNQRTDEYGGTIENRARFFFEVLDAVKEIIDLSRVGVRLNPSMHEQFGITVDEQTAPTFEYIVQRLNNYNLAYLHLTEASPKVAELPYAIKEIAKHFRPLYHGTLIINGGFTQETGNKVLEDGLADLVAYGRPFIANPDLVERFAENAELNAPDYNTFYSNTGEVGYTDYPTLAEVSAA; from the coding sequence ATGAGTCAAATAGAAAATCAACCGCTGTTACAATCTTACCAGAAAGGTGCTTTACAACTGAATAACCGTCTGGTGATGGCCCCTATGACCCGCAGCCGGTCCAACAACCCTGAGACTGCTCCTACCGAGCTGAACGCAGAGTACTATGCCCAACGTGCCAGTGCCGGTTTGATCATCTCAGAAGGAACACCGATAAGTCCGCAAGGAGTTGGCTATACCAACATCCCCGGCATTTACTCTGCCGCGCAGGTAGAAGGCTGGAAAAAGGTGACCAATGCTGTGCACGAGAAAGGCGGCAAAATCTATGCGCAGTTGTGGCACGTGGGCCGTATGTCGCATCCAGATTTCCACAACGGTGCCTTACCAGTGGCTCCATCAGCTATTAACCCCAATGACCAGGCATTCACGGCCGAAGGTTTCAAACCAACCGTAACGCCGCGCGCCTTAGAAATAGAGGAAATCAAAGGCATTGTGGAAGACTTCAAGAAAGCTGCTGCCAATGCGGTAGAGGCTGGGTTTGACGGCGTGGAGATTCACTCTTCCAATGGTTACCTGTTCCATCAATTCTTCAGCCGCTGCTCTAACCAGCGCACCGATGAATACGGCGGAACCATTGAAAACCGCGCCCGCTTCTTCTTTGAAGTGTTGGATGCTGTGAAAGAAATCATTGACCTGAGCCGCGTGGGTGTTCGTTTGAACCCTTCCATGCACGAGCAATTCGGCATTACGGTAGACGAGCAAACCGCTCCAACGTTTGAGTACATCGTGCAACGTTTGAACAACTACAACCTGGCCTACCTGCACCTAACCGAAGCTTCTCCAAAAGTAGCCGAGTTGCCATACGCCATCAAAGAGATCGCAAAGCATTTCCGTCCGTTGTACCATGGCACGTTGATCATCAATGGCGGCTTTACGCAGGAAACTGGGAACAAAGTATTAGAAGACGGCTTAGCGGATCTGGTTGCCTATGGCAGACCCTTTATCGCGAACCCAGACCTGGTAGAGCGTTTCGCTGAGAATGCAGAGCTGAACGCCCCAGACTACAACACCTTCTACAGCAACACCGGCGAAGTAGGCTACACCGACTATCCTACCCTGGCCGAAGTTTCTGCTGCGTAA
- a CDS encoding ATP-dependent DNA helicase, which yields MKADSPSFAILHLFATGSYGLRQGLLQIGVLSLQKGQSVLKEWFINPEAEFGRSVQKQSKISKEQAKSAPTWQEQKAEVQEYLSSFTHVFFFQERHEHIWFKNYILAGMPSPPVCADLAVLSSFFLPHLNLMEVGDLVALSTAAQKKPASQPMPVALTALHTQLFKLLEVLLQKIPSTPEDEPGEPTLFLQLLQQVLNLGTVYMGTAWRALQAAAENIETLEPLDLHWLTPSPATDVPVLPYHLRKLLSSWLPTVTDATVVKPRVDIAQPSDQLIHDALHAWYKKHGLPERYAQMEYSKFCNKALTDKGTFVAEAGTGTGKTMGYLMAAAELLRLNPGRKVVIATATKNLQEQVMQGEIPRLRFKGGLHAHLRPAIVKGKNNYLCLSALLDLYDELVVQEKGTIREGLSWLSLVLRVYQTQGEVEEIPHNIRAILPDTYRLLSEANAQEVCVPKLCQEPAKCTYARHMEQAYAADIIVTNHHKLLQLPPKLTDLIKHCIIDEADQFPDFARSALSMNFSLGVVEARLLRPLLGKNYRKGFLDRVAERVVHHAETETAQLVLDEIDSIHRDCDTIRTSGELIQALPIQGEQRWQEEVALVENGRWIKREFSADIEQALQELLTAIQFVAGKIERILRLLKMPEDKTFSRLETYKEKAAEFADSLQKITSDFPARKWIHVLEKSGQNWSVSKMPYYLQDEMEKLQNIYPSLLFTSATLYVGGNTQYFRNQLGRSEPFEQEVRYLSPFNYEQQEKVHAVVPAFIPCYEHKMAQDQKQAWLQTSMETLLKCIVALNGRTLVLFTSRRDMDDAYRWLYSRLPAYDIELLKQEGTSLWEIRRFRQEEHSVLLGLDRMWSGVDFPGVTLSQVIVFRLPNPSLGNPLVAHRREVEGGYFWSKFYYPASQHKLRQGFGRLVRREKDKGSFVILDSRVHHTARMQHLKDELPVDITPFHAGEDLENWLLKTLLPKLELASEWERRGISF from the coding sequence ATGAAAGCTGATTCCCCATCCTTTGCCATCCTGCATTTATTTGCCACCGGCTCGTACGGTCTTCGGCAGGGGCTGCTGCAGATTGGCGTTTTATCGCTGCAGAAAGGCCAGTCTGTTCTGAAGGAATGGTTCATCAACCCGGAGGCGGAGTTTGGACGAAGCGTGCAGAAACAGTCCAAAATCAGCAAAGAACAGGCAAAAAGCGCTCCTACCTGGCAAGAACAAAAAGCCGAAGTGCAGGAATACCTGAGTTCTTTCACGCACGTGTTCTTCTTCCAGGAACGGCATGAACACATCTGGTTCAAGAACTACATCTTGGCCGGCATGCCCTCGCCACCCGTTTGTGCAGACTTGGCGGTGCTCTCCTCGTTCTTTCTGCCGCATCTCAACCTAATGGAGGTGGGCGATTTAGTGGCACTTTCCACCGCTGCCCAGAAAAAGCCTGCTTCCCAACCCATGCCCGTAGCCTTGACGGCGCTGCACACCCAGCTTTTCAAACTGCTGGAAGTGTTACTGCAGAAAATCCCCAGCACCCCGGAAGACGAACCCGGCGAGCCTACCCTGTTTCTACAACTCCTACAGCAAGTACTGAATTTGGGCACCGTGTACATGGGCACTGCTTGGCGAGCCTTGCAAGCCGCTGCCGAGAACATAGAAACGCTGGAGCCGCTAGACCTGCATTGGCTCACGCCTTCTCCTGCTACTGATGTGCCGGTGCTGCCTTATCATCTCCGGAAGTTGCTTTCTTCCTGGCTTCCTACGGTAACCGATGCGACCGTCGTGAAGCCGAGGGTAGACATCGCCCAGCCTTCTGACCAGCTTATCCATGATGCCCTGCACGCCTGGTATAAAAAACATGGATTGCCGGAGCGGTATGCTCAGATGGAGTACTCCAAATTCTGCAACAAAGCCTTAACCGACAAAGGAACGTTTGTGGCTGAAGCGGGTACCGGCACCGGGAAAACCATGGGCTACCTCATGGCCGCCGCCGAACTGCTGCGCCTGAACCCCGGCCGTAAAGTGGTAATAGCGACTGCTACCAAAAACCTGCAGGAACAAGTCATGCAGGGCGAGATTCCGCGACTGCGCTTTAAAGGTGGTTTACACGCCCATTTGCGGCCTGCCATTGTGAAAGGCAAAAACAATTACCTCTGCTTAAGCGCCCTGTTGGATCTATATGACGAACTGGTAGTGCAGGAAAAAGGCACCATCCGGGAGGGGCTAAGTTGGCTTTCCCTGGTGCTGCGTGTGTATCAAACCCAAGGCGAAGTAGAAGAGATTCCGCACAACATCAGGGCCATCTTACCCGACACGTACCGTCTGCTATCAGAGGCCAATGCCCAGGAAGTATGTGTGCCCAAGCTTTGCCAAGAACCTGCCAAGTGCACGTACGCCCGCCACATGGAGCAGGCCTACGCTGCTGATATCATCGTGACCAATCACCATAAACTGCTGCAACTTCCGCCTAAGCTCACGGACCTTATCAAGCACTGCATCATTGATGAGGCCGACCAGTTCCCGGACTTCGCCCGAAGTGCCCTGAGCATGAACTTCAGCCTGGGAGTAGTAGAAGCCCGGCTCCTGCGCCCCTTATTAGGCAAAAACTACCGGAAAGGCTTCCTGGACCGAGTGGCGGAACGGGTAGTACATCACGCAGAAACCGAAACGGCCCAGTTGGTACTGGACGAGATTGACTCTATTCACCGTGATTGTGACACCATCAGAACTAGTGGCGAACTGATTCAGGCACTGCCTATACAAGGGGAGCAGCGGTGGCAGGAAGAAGTCGCCTTGGTAGAAAATGGCCGCTGGATTAAACGAGAGTTCAGTGCCGATATTGAGCAGGCGCTGCAGGAGCTGCTGACCGCAATCCAGTTTGTAGCCGGCAAGATTGAACGCATCCTACGCCTCCTGAAAATGCCGGAGGACAAGACCTTCAGTCGTCTGGAAACCTACAAGGAGAAAGCCGCTGAGTTTGCCGATTCTCTGCAAAAAATCACCAGCGACTTTCCGGCCCGCAAATGGATTCATGTACTGGAGAAGAGTGGCCAGAACTGGTCGGTGAGCAAGATGCCATATTACCTGCAGGACGAAATGGAGAAACTGCAGAACATCTACCCCAGCCTGCTGTTCACCTCGGCCACGCTGTACGTTGGCGGCAACACGCAGTATTTCCGGAACCAGTTGGGCCGCAGCGAGCCATTTGAGCAGGAAGTTCGCTACTTGTCGCCGTTCAATTACGAGCAGCAGGAAAAGGTCCATGCCGTAGTTCCCGCGTTCATCCCCTGCTATGAACACAAAATGGCGCAGGACCAGAAACAGGCCTGGTTGCAGACTTCCATGGAAACGCTGCTCAAGTGCATTGTGGCCCTGAACGGCAGAACCCTGGTCCTCTTCACCAGCCGCCGCGACATGGACGATGCCTACCGTTGGCTGTACTCCCGTTTACCCGCCTATGACATTGAGTTACTGAAACAGGAAGGTACCAGTTTGTGGGAAATCAGGCGGTTCAGGCAGGAGGAGCATTCTGTGCTACTAGGTTTGGACCGGATGTGGTCTGGTGTGGATTTTCCGGGCGTCACGCTTTCACAGGTGATTGTTTTCCGGCTGCCTAATCCATCTCTAGGGAATCCACTGGTGGCACACCGGCGTGAGGTGGAAGGCGGTTACTTCTGGAGCAAATTTTACTATCCGGCCAGTCAGCATAAGTTGCGGCAAGGTTTCGGACGATTGGTGCGGCGTGAGAAAGACAAAGGCTCTTTCGTAATCCTGGATTCCCGGGTGCACCATACTGCCCGCATGCAGCACCTCAAAGATGAGCTGCCCGTGGACATCACGCCTTTCCATGCCGGGGAAGACTTGGAAAATTGGCTTTTGAAGACGCTGCTGCCTAAGCTGGAACTAGCTTCTGAGTGGGAACGCCGAGGCATCTCGTTTTAA
- the carB gene encoding carbamoyl-phosphate synthase large subunit, whose product MPKDNSIKSILIIGSGPIVIGQACEFDYAGSQASRSLRDEGIEVTLINSNPATIMTDSITADNVYLKPLEKKSIIEILEKHQIDAVLPTMGGQTALNLAIDCEKAGIWKKYGVKIIGVDIKAIETTEDREKFRLLMIELGVNVCKGNTATSFLEGKEIAQEIGFPLVIRPSFTLGGTGGGFVNSPEEFDKALTRGLHASPTHEVLVEQSIMGWKEYELELLRDNIGNVIIICSIENFDPMGIHTGDSITVAPAMTLPDTIYQQMRDLAIKMMAGIGQFAGGCNVQFSVNPEDDTIVAIEINPRVSRSSALASKATGYPIAKVAAKLAIGYNLDELKNSITKTTSAFFEPALDYVIVKIPRWNFDKFKGANKTLGLQMKSVGEVMGIGRTFQEALQKACQSLEIKRNGLGADGKEKTNYDQLMYSLANPSWDRLFTIKDAMKFGVATSTIQKVTKIDPWFLQQIEELELTEREILKHTLDSIPVDLMRSAKVKGFADRQIAYLLRCKESEVHDKRLSMGIKRVFKMVDTCAAEFEAVTPYYYSTFDGENESKVSDRKKVVVLGSGPNRIGQGIEFDYSCVHGVLAASECDYETIMINCNPETVSTDSDISDKLYFEPVFWEHIYDIILHEKPEGVIVQLGGQTALKLAEKLTRFGIKIMGTTYESLDLAEDRGAFSTLLKENNIPYPPFASVTSAEEALEVCKDLKFPLLVRPSYVLGGQNMKIVINEKELEAQVLDILKDSPGNHVLLDHFLDRAIEAEADAICDGENVHILGVMEHIEPAGIHSGDSYAVLPPFDLSENVLRQIDEYTKKIALALNTVGLINIQFAIKNDIVYIIEANPRASRTVPFIAKAYKEPYVNYAAKVMLGEKKVTDFTFNPQLEGYAIKVPVFSHSKFPEVNKELGPEMKSTGEAIYFIDDLEDEYFTKIYSERNLYLSK is encoded by the coding sequence ATGCCGAAAGATAATTCCATTAAGTCGATCTTGATCATTGGTTCCGGTCCTATTGTAATTGGGCAGGCCTGTGAATTTGATTATGCTGGCTCCCAAGCCTCCCGCTCCCTGCGCGATGAGGGGATTGAGGTAACCCTCATCAACTCCAACCCCGCCACCATCATGACCGACTCCATCACCGCGGACAACGTGTACCTGAAGCCGCTGGAGAAGAAGTCAATCATTGAGATTCTGGAGAAGCACCAGATTGACGCCGTACTGCCTACCATGGGTGGACAAACTGCGTTGAACCTGGCAATTGACTGCGAGAAAGCCGGTATTTGGAAAAAATACGGCGTGAAAATCATTGGGGTGGACATCAAGGCCATTGAGACCACCGAAGACCGCGAGAAATTCCGTCTGTTAATGATTGAGTTGGGCGTGAATGTCTGCAAAGGCAACACCGCTACCTCGTTCCTGGAAGGGAAAGAAATTGCTCAGGAAATTGGGTTCCCACTGGTAATCCGTCCGTCATTCACCTTGGGTGGAACCGGAGGTGGTTTCGTGAACTCTCCGGAAGAATTTGACAAAGCCTTAACCCGCGGTCTGCACGCCAGCCCTACCCATGAGGTACTGGTGGAGCAAAGCATCATGGGCTGGAAAGAGTACGAGCTGGAGCTGCTGCGTGATAACATCGGGAACGTGATCATCATCTGCTCCATTGAGAACTTTGACCCAATGGGTATTCACACCGGTGATTCCATTACCGTGGCACCGGCCATGACCCTGCCAGACACCATCTACCAACAGATGCGGGATCTAGCCATTAAAATGATGGCGGGCATTGGGCAGTTTGCCGGTGGTTGTAACGTACAGTTCTCGGTGAACCCAGAGGATGACACCATCGTCGCCATTGAGATTAACCCGCGCGTGAGCCGTTCTTCAGCGTTGGCTTCTAAAGCAACAGGGTACCCAATTGCCAAAGTAGCTGCCAAACTGGCCATAGGCTACAACTTAGATGAACTGAAAAACTCTATCACCAAAACCACGTCGGCGTTCTTTGAGCCCGCGCTGGATTACGTGATTGTGAAAATACCGCGCTGGAACTTTGACAAGTTCAAAGGAGCCAACAAGACCCTGGGCTTGCAGATGAAATCTGTGGGTGAGGTAATGGGCATTGGCCGTACCTTCCAGGAGGCGCTGCAGAAGGCTTGCCAGAGCTTGGAGATCAAACGCAACGGCTTGGGCGCCGACGGCAAGGAGAAAACCAACTATGACCAGTTGATGTACAGCCTGGCTAACCCAAGCTGGGACCGTCTGTTCACCATCAAAGACGCCATGAAATTTGGGGTGGCCACCAGCACCATCCAGAAAGTAACCAAGATTGACCCCTGGTTCCTGCAGCAGATTGAAGAACTGGAGCTGACCGAGCGTGAAATCCTGAAGCACACCTTAGACAGCATTCCGGTTGATTTGATGCGTTCTGCCAAGGTAAAAGGCTTCGCTGACCGCCAGATTGCCTACCTGCTGCGTTGCAAGGAAAGCGAAGTGCACGACAAACGTCTGAGCATGGGCATTAAGCGCGTGTTTAAGATGGTAGATACCTGTGCTGCCGAGTTTGAAGCGGTAACGCCATACTACTACAGCACTTTTGACGGCGAGAACGAAAGCAAAGTATCAGACCGCAAAAAAGTAGTGGTGCTAGGCTCAGGTCCTAACCGTATTGGACAGGGCATTGAGTTTGACTACTCTTGTGTGCACGGCGTATTAGCGGCCAGCGAGTGCGATTATGAGACTATCATGATCAACTGCAACCCAGAAACGGTAAGTACAGACTCTGACATTTCAGACAAACTGTACTTTGAGCCGGTATTCTGGGAGCACATCTATGACATCATTCTGCACGAGAAACCAGAAGGCGTGATTGTGCAGTTAGGTGGTCAGACCGCTTTGAAACTTGCGGAGAAACTGACTCGCTTCGGTATCAAGATCATGGGTACTACCTATGAAAGCCTTGACCTAGCTGAAGACCGCGGTGCTTTCTCTACCTTGTTGAAAGAGAACAACATTCCGTATCCTCCATTTGCGAGCGTAACCTCGGCTGAGGAAGCGCTGGAGGTGTGCAAAGATTTGAAGTTCCCATTGCTGGTTCGTCCTAGCTACGTATTGGGTGGCCAGAACATGAAAATCGTGATCAACGAGAAGGAACTGGAAGCGCAAGTACTGGACATCCTGAAAGACAGCCCAGGCAACCACGTACTTCTGGATCACTTCCTTGACCGTGCTATTGAAGCCGAGGCAGACGCTATTTGCGACGGCGAGAACGTACACATTCTGGGCGTAATGGAGCACATTGAACCTGCTGGTATCCACTCCGGTGACTCGTACGCGGTGTTGCCTCCGTTTGACTTAAGCGAGAACGTGCTCCGCCAGATTGATGAGTACACGAAGAAAATCGCGCTGGCGCTGAACACCGTTGGCTTGATTAACATCCAGTTCGCCATCAAGAACGATATTGTGTACATCATTGAGGCGAACCCTCGCGCCAGCCGCACCGTGCCGTTCATTGCTAAAGCGTACAAAGAGCCGTATGTGAACTATGCCGCCAAGGTGATGCTGGGCGAAAAGAAAGTGACTGATTTCACCTTCAACCCGCAACTGGAAGGCTACGCCATCAAAGTACCGGTGTTCTCCCACAGCAAGTTCCCAGAAGTGAACAAAGAGCTAGGACCAGAAATGAAGTCAACCGGTGAGGCCATCTACTTCATTGATGACCTGGAAGACGAATACTTCACCAAAATCTACTCTGAGCGTAACCTGTATTTGAGTAAGTAA
- a CDS encoding alanine/glycine:cation symporter family protein has product MEKIDAFLAEASRLAWGMPLLILLMGGGLFLMLYCRLIPFRMMRHSLSILQGKYQDPNAAGQITPFQAMASALASTIGMGNISGVAVGIAMGGPGVLFWMWVSAFVGMATKFFTCTLSIMYRGRNELGAIEGGPMYMVTEGLGKKWKPLSILFAFAGLFGTLPLFQANQLTQIITDVVLKPSGMVGEDTFISNLFMGMAMALLVSIILFGGLKRIAAVATKLVPLMVVLYTGSVLYIIFSNITAIPSMFALIFEDAFTGNAVMGGAVMQVIIMGARRASFSNEAGIGTAAMMHGESQNNEPVREGLVAMWEPFIDTIVVCTMTGLAILVTGVWETNSGNGVTMTAQAFGVAMPQIGKYLLVICVFIFAFTSLFSYCYYGSKCFTYLFGFKYRRLYDYFYILTIIIGAIVTITSVINLVDTAFALMAIPTMTCALLLSPRVMAASKDYLARLKAGQIQQF; this is encoded by the coding sequence GTGGAAAAAATAGACGCTTTTCTTGCCGAGGCCAGTAGATTAGCCTGGGGCATGCCTTTGTTGATCTTGCTGATGGGTGGTGGCCTCTTCCTGATGCTTTACTGCCGTCTGATTCCCTTCCGGATGATGAGGCATTCTCTCAGCATCTTGCAGGGAAAATACCAGGACCCTAACGCTGCCGGGCAAATTACTCCTTTTCAGGCTATGGCCAGTGCGCTAGCCTCAACCATTGGCATGGGAAACATCAGTGGCGTTGCCGTAGGAATTGCCATGGGCGGGCCAGGCGTACTGTTCTGGATGTGGGTAAGCGCTTTTGTGGGCATGGCCACCAAATTCTTCACCTGTACTCTCTCCATCATGTACCGTGGCCGGAATGAACTGGGCGCCATAGAGGGCGGACCTATGTATATGGTTACCGAGGGTTTAGGCAAAAAATGGAAGCCTTTGTCCATCCTGTTCGCGTTTGCCGGTCTATTTGGAACATTGCCCCTTTTTCAGGCAAACCAGCTCACTCAGATCATTACTGATGTTGTCCTGAAACCCAGCGGCATGGTAGGTGAAGACACGTTTATTTCTAATCTGTTCATGGGCATGGCCATGGCGCTTCTGGTTTCCATTATCTTGTTTGGCGGCCTGAAACGGATTGCAGCCGTGGCCACCAAACTGGTACCCCTAATGGTGGTGTTATACACCGGTTCGGTGCTGTACATCATCTTCTCCAATATCACAGCCATACCAAGCATGTTCGCACTTATCTTTGAGGATGCCTTCACCGGGAATGCTGTGATGGGTGGGGCCGTGATGCAGGTGATCATCATGGGTGCCCGTCGTGCCTCTTTCTCCAACGAAGCCGGGATTGGCACCGCCGCCATGATGCACGGCGAATCGCAGAACAATGAGCCCGTACGCGAAGGGCTGGTAGCCATGTGGGAGCCGTTCATTGACACGATTGTAGTCTGCACCATGACCGGACTGGCTATTCTGGTAACTGGCGTTTGGGAAACCAATTCCGGGAACGGGGTGACTATGACAGCGCAAGCTTTCGGGGTTGCTATGCCACAAATAGGCAAGTACCTGCTAGTGATTTGCGTGTTTATCTTCGCCTTCACCTCTTTGTTTTCTTACTGCTACTACGGGTCCAAGTGCTTTACCTACCTATTCGGGTTCAAGTACCGCCGTCTGTACGACTACTTCTACATCCTCACCATCATCATTGGGGCCATTGTAACCATCACTTCCGTCATCAACCTGGTAGACACCGCCTTCGCACTCATGGCTATCCCTACCATGACCTGCGCGCTACTGTTGTCCCCTAGAGTAATGGCCGCTTCAAAAGATTACCTGGCTAGGTTAAAAGCCGGGCAGATACAGCAGTTTTAA
- a CDS encoding thiol-disulfide oxidoreductase DCC family protein, protein MLPSSPTILFDGVCNLCNGFVQFVINNDPKEYFKFASLQSEIGQEVLRTHGFPTEQFKSVLLVENGKVFTRSTAALRIVRHLKGGWSWLYTLMLVPAFLRDPLYDWVSRNRYKWFGQQESCMLPTPALKARFL, encoded by the coding sequence ATGCTCCCTTCTTCTCCTACCATCCTGTTTGATGGCGTTTGCAATCTATGTAACGGATTTGTACAGTTTGTGATCAACAATGATCCAAAAGAATATTTCAAATTCGCATCGCTGCAGTCTGAAATAGGGCAGGAGGTACTCAGAACCCATGGTTTCCCTACTGAACAATTCAAAAGTGTTTTATTGGTGGAAAACGGAAAAGTCTTTACCCGGTCTACCGCTGCCCTGCGCATTGTGCGTCATCTAAAGGGAGGCTGGTCCTGGTTGTATACCCTGATGCTCGTTCCTGCATTCCTCCGTGATCCCTTATACGACTGGGTTTCACGTAACCGCTACAAGTGGTTTGGGCAACAGGAAAGCTGTATGCTGCCCACCCCTGCGTTAAAGGCCCGTTTTCTGTAA